A single window of Dermacentor albipictus isolate Rhodes 1998 colony chromosome 1, USDA_Dalb.pri_finalv2, whole genome shotgun sequence DNA harbors:
- the LOC135904854 gene encoding keratin-associated protein 6-2-like has translation MKPLICTAVVCALFGTVFTGGFGPDCGYGPGFGVGYGGFGFGPGGGNALGFGGGYGGGYGEGYGGGYGGGFGGGFGGGFGGGCGGGFGPVVASGLLGGFGGGFGGGFGGGLGFPAGETYFGGPGTFGYVKTLTGPAYLVRRENKVKKIHPGIPIAAHTGIGSGPGLLKV, from the exons ATGAAGCCGCTG ATCTGTACAGCTGTGGTTTGCGCATTATTTGGCACAGTCTTTACTGGAGGATTCGGGCCTGATTGCGGCTATGGGCCAGGGTTCGGCGTAGGGTATGGTGGTTTTGGGTTTGGTCCCGGAGGTGGCAATGCACTGGGATTCGGAGGAGGCTACGGAGGAGGCTACGGGGAAGGTTATGGAGGTGGTTATGGAGGAGGTTTCGGAGGAGGCTTTGGGGGAGGCTTCGGAGGAGGCTGCGGTGGAGGCTTTGGGCCAGTAGTGGCCAGTGGACTTTTGGGAGGTTTCGGAGGTGGCTTTGGAGGTGGCTTTGGCGGTGGGCTTGGATTTCCTGCGGGAGAAACATACTTTGGGGGACCCGGCACGTTCGGCTACGTGAAGACTCTGACCGGTCCGGCATATCTTGTACGAAGAGAAAATAAAGTGAAGAAGATCCATCCAGGCATCCCAATTGCCGCTCACACAGGAATCGGTTCTGGACCCGGTTTGCTGAAAGTATGA